The Carassius carassius chromosome 34, fCarCar2.1, whole genome shotgun sequence genome has a segment encoding these proteins:
- the dhx37 gene encoding probable ATP-dependent RNA helicase DHX37: MGRLRKKHNWKGRQQSTSGQTAAADRKTDVQVEIQDGVMLKGVDDCNALVLSATKTKKQKVEHPVAKRKALTKKQKKNLEKVLELKEKKSHRADILSKLAEVQLPDSELKLLYTTSKLGTGDKLYQTRESVDEDQQDDSTPVRISSVSRANRKRRRALDDDDDDDDEERSEKSETSEEDDAEASDSSEEEEEKTAEEKPTEELIEKETDVKEEKKDKEVKEETQKKEDCKPAVFIPVDRLPEIQEARLRLPILAEEQVIMEAVRENECVVLCGETGSGKTTQVPQFLYEAGYASSGGIIGVTEPRRVAAISMSHRVATEMNFPSGSVSYQIRYEGNVTENTKIKFMTDGVLLKEIQRDFLLQKYSVVIIDEAHERSVYTDILIGLLSRIVPLRNKKGLPMKLIIMSATLRVEDFTENKRLFRTPPPVIKVEARQFAVTVHFNKRTPVDNYTGEAFRKICKIHRMLPPGGILVFLTGQAEVHSVCRRLRKAFPYRPQREHTDPMETEEDLKKSKRAKKKKNMSLPRINLDSYSALPVDEGDEDRQAGIDDDDNEGSDLELELGDHPDSDHEEKADPSIPLYVLPLYSLLAPEQQAKVFRPPPAGARLCVVATNVAETSLTIPGIKYVVDCGRVKKRFYDRVTGVSSFKVTWISQASANQRAGRAGRTEPGHCYRLYSSAVFGDFSLFSEAEITRRPVDDLVLQMKDLNIEKVVNFPFPTPPSPEALISAEQLLISLGALEEPPRHGRLSEMERARLSCPITPLGRAMAAFPVAPRYAKMLALGRQQGCMPYIITIVAAMTVREIFEDYDRPAASEEESTQMAGKKARCVQMRRLWAGQGPSVQLGDLMVLLGAVGACEFAGCTRQFCEENGLRYKAMLEIRRLRGQLTNAVNAVCSDAGVFVDNKMAPPTESQVLCLRQIVLAGLGDHIARRVQAEELLDPKWRNGYKTPLLDDPVFIHPSSALHKTLPEFVVYQEIMETTKMYMRGVCAIQAEWIPKLLPQYCHFSAPEESPAPWLCPLSGRVKCHQQSTFYRVSWKLPAIEMDYPEGLEHYKLFAKFFLEGQVCPKIEQFSRCLLSSPSTMLKTWAKLQPRTEALLTALVSENVNNRTSLEAAWKKDERYLLSAFCQWLPESLHAEVSKSWPLI; the protein is encoded by the exons ATGGGCAGATTGAGAAAGAAACACAACTGGAAAGGCAGACAGCAGAGCACATCTGGACAGACAGCAGctgcagacagaaagacagatgtgCAGGTGGAGATACAAG ATGGAGTCATGCTTAAAGGAGTAGATGACTGCAACGCTCTTGTTCTGTCCGCCACCAAAACGAAGAAACAAAAAGTAGAGCATCCTGTAGCCAAGAGAAAAGCCCTGACAAAGAAACAGAAGAAGAACCTGGAGAAAGTTCTGGAGCTGAAAGAGAAAAAATCTCAT AGAGCAGATATATTATCTAAACTAGCTGAGGTTCAGCTGCCCGACTCAGAGCTCAAACTGCTTTACACGACCTCTAAACTCGGCACTGGAGACAAACTCTACCAGACCAGAGA ATCTGTGGATGAAGATCAGCAAGATGATTCAACTCCTGTCAGGATCAGCAGTGTGAGCAGAGCAAACAGAAAGAGAAGAAGAGcgctggatgatgatgatgatgatgatgatgaagagagaTCTGAGAAGTCAGAGACTTCAGAGGAGGATGATGCTGAGGCGTCAGACTcatctgaggaagaggaggaaaaaaCAGCTGAGGAAAAGCCCACAGAAGAGCTGATAGAGAAAGAGACTGACGTTAAGGAAGAGAAGAAAGACAAAGAGGTGAAAGAGGAAACGCAGAAGAAGGAAGACTGTAAACCTGCCGTGTTTATTCCTGTGGATCGGCTGCCAGAGATTCAG GAGGCTCGTCTGAGGTTGCCGATCCTGgcggaggagcaggtgatcatgGAGGCGgtgagagagaatgagtgtgtggTGTTGTGTGGAGAGACGGGCAGCGGGAAAACCACACAGGTGCCTCAGTTTCTGTACGAGGCGGGATACGCCAG CTCTGGGGGTATTATTGGTGTGACGGAGCCCAGGAGAGTGGCGGCGATCAGCATGTCTCACCGTGTTGCCACAGAGATGAATTTCCCCAGCGG gtcgGTGTCTTATCAGATCAGGTACGAGGGGAATGTGACAGAAAACACAAAGATCAAGTTTATGACAGACGGTGTCCTGCTGAAGGAAATTCAGAGG GATTTCCTGCTGCAGAAATACAGTGTGGTCATCATAGATGAAGCTCATGAGCGCAGCGTCTACACAGATATCCTCATCGGCCTCCTGTCACGCATCGTCCCACTCCGTAACAAG AAAGGCTTACCCATGAAGCTGATCATCATGTCGGCGACGCTTCGTGTGGAGGACTTCACTGAGAACAAGAGACTCTTCCGAACTCCTCCACCGGTCATCAAG GTGGAGGCCCGCCAGTTCGCGGTcacagttcattttaataaacGCACACCAGTGGACAACTACACTGGAGAAGCTTTCCGTAAGATCTGCAAGATTCACCGTATGCTGCCGCCAG GAGGTATTCTGGTGTTTCTGACGGGTCAAGCAGAGGTTCATTCTGTGTGTCGCAGACTGAGGAAGGCTTTCCCTTACAGACCCCAGCGAGAGCACACAG ATCCGATGGAAACAGAAGAAGATCTGAAGAAGTCGAAAAGagcaaagaaaaagaagaatatg TCCCTCCCGAGGATCAATCTGGACAGTTACTCGGCTCTGCCGGTGGACGAGGGTGATGAGGATCGTCAGGCAGGCATTGATGACGACGATAATGAGGGATCAGACCTGGAGCTGGAGCTGGGAGATCATCCAGACAGCGATCACG AGGAGAAGGCCGATCCGTCCATCCCGCTGTATGTGCTTCCTCTCTACTCTCTGTTGGCTCCTGAGCAGCAGGCAAAG GTTTTCCGTCCTCCTCCGGCTGGAGCGCGTCTGTGTGTCGTCGCGACTAACGTAGCCGAGACGTCTTTGACGATCCCTGGCATCAAGTATGTCGTAGACTGCGGTCGAGTGAAGAAGAGGTTTTATGATAGAGTCACAGGCGTCTCCTCCTTTAAGGTCACCTGGATCTCACAGGCTTCAGCCAATCAGAGGGCAGGAAGGGCGGGCAGAACGGAGCCGGGCCACTGCTATAG gctCTACTCGTCCGCTGTGTTTGGAGATTTCAGTTTGTTTTCGGAGGCTGAAATCACACGGCGTCCCGTCGATGACCTCGTCCTTCAGATGAAAGACCTCAACATTGAAAAG GTTGTGAATTTCCCGTTCCCGACTCCTCCCTCTCCCGAGGCGCTGATCTCTGCCGAACAGCTCCTGATCTCTCTGGGAGCGCTGGAGGAACCACCTCGACACGGACG TTTGAGTGAGATGGAGAGAGCGCGTCTGTCGTGTCCCATAACCCCTCTGGGTCGCGCGATGGCAGCGTTTCCCGTAGCACCGCGGTACGCTAAGATGCTAGCGCTGGGCCGTCAGCAGGGCTGTATGCCGTATATCATCACTATAGTGGCAGCCATGACCGTCAGAGAGATCTTTGAGGACTACGACAG GCCTGCGGCCAGCGAGGAGGAGAGCACTCAGATGGCAGGGAAGAAAGCCAGATGTGTCCAGATGAGGAGGTTATGGGCTGGGCAAGGACCCTCGGTTCAGCTCGGAGATCTGATGGTTCTGCTGG GGGCGGTTGGTGCTTGTGAATTTGCGGGCTGTACTCGTCAGTTCTGTGAGGAAAACGGCCTTCGGTACAAAGCCATGCTAGAAATCCGAAGACTACGAGGACAGCTGACCAAtgctg TGAACGCCGTGTGCTCTGACGCTGGTGTATTCGTGGATAATAAGATGGCTCCTCCGACAGAGTCTCAGGTGCTGTGTTTACGGCAGATCGTACTGGCAGGTTTAGGAGACCACATCGCCAGACGAGTGCAGGCCGAGGAGCTGCTCGACCCCAAATGGAGGAACGGCTACAAG actCCTCTGTTGGATGATCCAGTGTTCATTCACCCATCATCTGCCCTTCATAAGACGCTTCCAGAGTTTGTCGTTTATCAGGAAATCATGGAGACCACCAAGATGTACATGagag GTGTTTGTGCCATTCAGGCTGAATGGATTCCGAAGCTCCTCCCACAATACTGTCACTTCAGTGCTCCGGAGGAAAGCCCCGCCCCCTGGCTCTGCCCACTGAGCGGCCGAGTGAAGTGTCATCAGCAGAGCACCTTCT ACAGAGTCAGTTGGAAGCTTCCTGCCATTGAGATGGATTACCCAGAGGGCCTTGAACATTACAAACTGTTCGCAAAGTTTTTCCTGGAGGGCCAG GTTTGTCCCAAGATTGAGCAGTTCAGCAGGTGTTTACTGTCGTCACCCTCCACCATGCTGAAGACATGGGCCAA GCTGCAGCCGCGGACTGAAGCTCTTCTGACGGCGCTGGTGTCGGAGAACGTCAACAACAGAACGTCTTTAGAAGCTGCGTGGAAGAAAGATGAAAGAT ATCTGCTGTCAGCGTTTTGTCAGTGGCTCCCGGAGTCTCTTCATGCAGAGGTCAGTAAAAGCTGGCCACTGATCTGA